Proteins found in one Bacteroidales bacterium genomic segment:
- a CDS encoding tocopherol cyclase family protein, producing the protein MKVFRPWVFQGLLARRKYFEGWYFKHVSADKQQVWSFIPGISLSSNGRHAFIQVLNGSTAESQVYEFGVEEFSASGKELNVQIGKSRFTKEGISLKLQNTSWKITGDISYASMEQYPSSTLNPGIMGWYSFVPFMECKHGVVSMFHQLTGGLYIDDSYVDFNGGSGYIEKDWGTSFPESWIWLHCNTFNSSRASFTFSVAKIPWLGSYFIGFISFLKLEDRLINLSTWSNAKIEKLEYSGNLLHIRISNRKYRLEIEALNNQAGLLKAPELGSMTRIIKESVDASIELKLSDLSGNTHFHDKGSRAGMELIEKILDYF; encoded by the coding sequence ATGAAGGTATTCAGGCCATGGGTTTTCCAGGGATTGCTCGCCCGCAGGAAGTATTTCGAAGGATGGTATTTCAAACATGTATCGGCCGACAAGCAACAGGTATGGTCCTTTATTCCGGGGATATCACTCTCTTCGAATGGGCGTCATGCCTTTATCCAGGTACTGAACGGTTCTACAGCGGAGTCGCAGGTATATGAATTTGGTGTGGAGGAATTTTCAGCCTCGGGAAAAGAGTTAAATGTTCAAATAGGGAAATCCCGTTTCACCAAAGAGGGCATCAGCCTGAAGTTGCAGAATACATCCTGGAAAATCACAGGGGACATTTCATATGCCTCCATGGAACAATATCCTTCTTCCACTTTAAACCCGGGCATCATGGGATGGTACTCCTTTGTTCCCTTCATGGAATGCAAACACGGGGTGGTTTCCATGTTTCACCAGCTTACAGGAGGTCTTTACATTGACGATTCATACGTGGATTTTAATGGCGGAAGCGGTTATATTGAAAAAGACTGGGGAACCTCCTTTCCGGAATCCTGGATCTGGCTTCACTGCAACACATTCAACTCCAGCCGGGCGTCCTTTACTTTTTCAGTGGCAAAAATACCCTGGCTGGGAAGTTACTTCATTGGATTTATCTCCTTTCTTAAACTCGAAGACAGGCTTATCAACCTGTCCACCTGGTCAAATGCAAAAATTGAAAAACTGGAATATTCCGGTAATTTGCTTCATATAAGAATAAGCAACAGGAAATACAGGCTGGAAATCGAAGCCCTGAACAATCAGGCCGGTTTGCTTAAAGCACCAGAACTCGGATCCATGACAAGGATCATAAAGGAGAGTGTGGATGCAAGCATAGAACTCAAATTAAGCGACCTTTCAGGAAACACACATTTCCACGACAAAGGCAGCAGAGCCGGCATGGAATTGATTGAAAAAATACTGGATTATTTTTAA
- a CDS encoding lysophospholipid acyltransferase family protein, with product MAIIRSRHTRFHTTFFRWYTSRMLKRHFSGIVTELDDCPTDKPVLLIANHFSWWDGFIGNYLSYKYLKKKFHVMMLREQLEKRMFLNKAGAFSVEKSSRSAVESILYSAEILSQKENLLLMFPQGKIESLYHKDFRFAKGVEKILAKCDSPPEVLFNINLVDYFSRVSPTLFIRTLSYQGDLLAKPLEEAFNRFHSDCISLQNENLI from the coding sequence TTGGCAATAATCCGCTCCAGACATACTCGTTTTCATACGACCTTTTTCAGGTGGTATACTTCCAGGATGCTAAAAAGGCATTTCAGTGGTATTGTAACAGAACTGGATGATTGTCCAACTGATAAACCGGTGCTTCTGATAGCCAATCATTTCAGCTGGTGGGATGGGTTCATTGGTAATTATCTGTCTTACAAATATTTAAAAAAGAAATTTCATGTGATGATGCTCCGGGAGCAACTTGAAAAAAGAATGTTCCTGAATAAGGCCGGTGCCTTCTCGGTGGAAAAGTCCTCCAGGTCGGCGGTAGAAAGCATCCTTTACTCTGCTGAAATTCTCTCTCAAAAGGAAAATTTGTTACTGATGTTCCCCCAGGGAAAAATCGAGAGCCTGTACCATAAAGATTTTCGTTTTGCCAAAGGAGTCGAAAAGATCCTGGCAAAATGTGATTCTCCCCCTGAGGTACTGTTTAATATAAACCTGGTGGATTATTTTTCCAGAGTCTCCCCCACACTGTTTATCAGAACCTTATCTTACCAGGGAGACCTCCTGGCAAAGCCATTGGAAGAAGCATTTAACCGCTTTCATTCTGATTGTATCTCCTTACAAAACGAAAACCTGATATGA
- a CDS encoding fasciclin domain-containing protein translates to MKKLKYLITLTLVTALFVFSSCEKEDDDPMDQPTPELLSIAEIASDNEDFSILVEALIKADLVSTLSNTGNFTVFAPENDAFNALFTTLGVRGISDISAEDLKPILLYHVLGETKSSSMITDGYYSSLSPAQGRTLSMYIGTGMGVSINGSANVSSADIEASNGVIHAIDAVLLPPNVVDLAVQNGSFGTLVSAVVGAGLAETLSDAAGTFTVFAPTDDAFAALGDNVPADLTPILLYHVLGSPVYSDEISSGIINSLNESDPEIVVEVSDMGVMLNGSANVIATDIVGTNGVIHVIDQLILPINNQSILDAAMGLADFSSLVAALAKANLASTFMMDGAFTVFAPTNDAFAAFLESANLAFEDLTAEALAPILKYHVLGSKALSGSLATGYVNTIYEAQEGYPVTLYVEVDGGVKLNANINVTAADVETSNGLIHVIDGVLSPTSVVDIAINNSSFTQLVAAVVKAGLVETLSEAGPFTIFAPTDDAFAQLYVALGVSGIEEIDAATLIPILQYHVVSGNVLSSDLSEGDVTTLNGAISIVLGESVTINGSTEVIATDVQGTNGVVHVIDEVLLPQ, encoded by the coding sequence ATGAAAAAATTAAAGTATTTAATAACGCTTACCCTTGTGACTGCGTTGTTTGTTTTCTCTTCCTGCGAAAAGGAAGATGATGATCCCATGGATCAGCCCACGCCCGAACTCTTATCCATCGCTGAAATCGCTTCAGACAATGAAGATTTCAGTATTCTTGTTGAAGCTCTGATCAAAGCTGATCTGGTTTCAACTCTAAGCAATACCGGTAATTTCACCGTATTTGCTCCTGAAAACGATGCTTTTAATGCATTGTTTACTACTCTGGGAGTAAGAGGAATCTCCGATATTTCTGCCGAAGACCTGAAGCCTATCCTTCTCTATCATGTATTGGGTGAAACAAAAAGCTCCAGCATGATTACGGATGGTTATTATTCTTCACTGAGCCCGGCTCAGGGACGAACTCTGTCCATGTATATTGGAACCGGTATGGGTGTATCCATTAATGGTTCTGCCAATGTTAGCAGTGCCGACATCGAAGCCTCCAACGGGGTCATACACGCCATTGATGCAGTTCTGCTTCCTCCGAATGTGGTTGATCTTGCCGTTCAGAATGGTAGTTTTGGAACCCTTGTTTCAGCTGTGGTCGGTGCCGGCCTTGCAGAAACGCTTTCAGACGCCGCTGGAACTTTCACTGTATTTGCTCCCACCGACGACGCTTTTGCAGCACTGGGAGATAATGTTCCTGCTGATCTGACCCCCATCCTTTTATACCACGTTCTTGGAAGCCCTGTATATTCCGATGAGATTTCCAGCGGGATCATAAACTCTCTGAATGAATCCGATCCTGAGATCGTCGTAGAAGTTTCTGATATGGGTGTTATGCTGAATGGTTCAGCAAATGTGATTGCAACTGATATCGTAGGAACAAATGGGGTGATCCATGTGATTGATCAGCTTATTCTGCCTATTAACAATCAGAGTATTTTGGATGCTGCCATGGGACTCGCCGATTTCAGCTCACTGGTAGCCGCCCTGGCGAAAGCCAATCTGGCAAGTACCTTTATGATGGATGGTGCCTTTACAGTTTTCGCTCCAACCAACGATGCCTTTGCAGCATTTCTTGAATCCGCTAATCTGGCTTTTGAAGATCTGACAGCAGAGGCCCTGGCCCCGATCCTGAAATACCATGTACTTGGTTCGAAGGCCTTGTCAGGTAGTCTTGCAACGGGTTATGTAAATACCATTTATGAAGCTCAGGAAGGCTACCCGGTTACCCTTTATGTTGAAGTGGATGGTGGCGTAAAACTAAATGCAAACATAAATGTAACTGCTGCTGATGTTGAAACCAGCAACGGATTGATCCATGTGATTGATGGCGTACTTAGCCCTACCTCTGTAGTGGACATCGCCATTAACAACAGCAGCTTTACACAATTGGTGGCAGCTGTGGTAAAGGCTGGCCTGGTAGAAACTTTAAGTGAAGCAGGTCCGTTTACCATCTTTGCTCCTACCGATGATGCCTTTGCTCAATTATATGTCGCTCTGGGTGTCAGTGGAATCGAGGAGATCGATGCGGCAACACTTATCCCCATCCTTCAATACCATGTAGTCTCAGGCAACGTGCTCTCGAGCGACCTGTCTGAGGGCGATGTGACAACATTGAATGGAGCGATTAGCATTGTACTGGGCGAATCCGTAACCATTAACGGAAGCACTGAGGTTATCGCCACAGATGTTCAGGGAACCAACGGAGTGGTGCATGTGATTGATGAAGTTTTACTTCCACAATAA
- a CDS encoding carotenoid biosynthesis protein: MRTLKLPGESKILSILRAWFLVGIVGFALPFSHNLFRYLTPFSPLLLVTIYFLYHSKRDRRLWLVMMVIFLAGFGVELAGVLTGKIFGVYEYGRTLGQKIAGVPLIIGINWVIMVYGGLALASLTGLGRILVSLLAALIMTGSDYFIEKFAIMSDMWSWQSSEPPLQNYISWFIISFLFCLLAYPSIAGQKRKVAIHGYLYQLAFFIISVAIYQLFWQ; the protein is encoded by the coding sequence ATGAGAACTTTAAAATTGCCAGGCGAGTCTAAAATACTATCCATCCTCCGGGCATGGTTTTTGGTTGGAATAGTCGGCTTTGCACTCCCTTTTTCTCACAACCTGTTCCGTTACTTAACTCCCTTTTCTCCGCTTCTCCTGGTCACCATCTACTTTCTTTACCACAGCAAACGGGATCGAAGATTATGGCTGGTCATGATGGTCATCTTCCTGGCTGGTTTTGGAGTCGAGTTAGCCGGAGTTCTTACCGGTAAAATATTTGGGGTCTATGAATATGGAAGAACCCTGGGTCAAAAAATAGCCGGTGTACCCCTTATCATTGGGATCAACTGGGTGATAATGGTTTATGGGGGATTGGCGCTGGCCTCATTAACAGGCCTTGGCAGAATCCTGGTAAGCCTCCTGGCAGCATTGATCATGACCGGAAGTGATTATTTCATAGAGAAATTTGCGATTATGAGTGATATGTGGTCCTGGCAAAGCTCTGAACCTCCCCTGCAAAATTATATTAGCTGGTTTATCATATCTTTCCTTTTCTGCCTGCTGGCCTACCCCTCCATCGCCGGGCAAAAAAGGAAAGTGGCCATTCATGGATATCTCTACCAACTTGCTTTTTTCATCATCAGTGTCGCAATATATCAACTGTTTTGGCAATAA
- the egtD gene encoding L-histidine N(alpha)-methyltransferase: protein MNYVNEDTVTLNRISITNLLQEIGLDEVRMEIASGLKAPQKAISSKYFYNREGSLLFEEITHLEEYYPTRTEKGILRKMAPDFMNRYPAYDLIELGPGDHSKISILLNAQAGLKRHSARYLPLDISQPAIRSSAEQLVSIFPNLQVEGYAVDFMSQRDLIRRKQPTVICFFGSTIGNFEGEESLILLKNISSQMKKGDVLLLGMDLIKPEAVLHAAYNDARGVTGAFNKNILTSVNNLIKTDFHQGDFDHLAFFNKEKSRMEMYLVANRDISIHSPHLQGDFFMKRGETIHTENSHKYSAEHIREIARFTGMQLNHIHTDELEWFAVAEFQKV from the coding sequence ATGAATTACGTAAACGAAGATACAGTCACATTAAACAGGATTTCCATTACCAATCTTCTGCAGGAAATTGGCCTGGATGAGGTAAGAATGGAGATCGCAAGTGGATTGAAGGCACCACAGAAAGCCATCTCCAGCAAATACTTTTATAACCGGGAAGGCTCCCTGCTGTTTGAAGAGATTACACATCTCGAAGAGTATTATCCAACTCGTACGGAGAAAGGAATCCTGCGAAAGATGGCGCCGGATTTTATGAACCGTTATCCGGCTTATGATTTAATTGAACTGGGTCCCGGCGATCATTCCAAGATATCGATATTACTGAATGCCCAGGCTGGTTTGAAACGGCACTCCGCCCGTTATCTGCCCCTGGATATCAGTCAGCCTGCCATCAGGAGCTCCGCAGAACAACTGGTAAGCATATTTCCCAATTTGCAGGTGGAAGGCTATGCGGTTGATTTTATGTCCCAACGCGATCTGATCCGGCGTAAACAACCCACTGTGATCTGCTTTTTTGGAAGTACCATTGGAAATTTTGAAGGGGAAGAATCCCTGATTCTGCTGAAAAATATCAGTTCTCAGATGAAAAAGGGGGACGTGTTGCTGCTGGGGATGGATTTAATCAAACCCGAAGCGGTGCTTCACGCCGCCTATAATGATGCCCGGGGGGTAACCGGGGCTTTCAATAAGAACATTCTGACAAGTGTCAACAACTTGATCAAGACTGATTTTCATCAGGGTGATTTTGATCATCTTGCCTTTTTTAACAAAGAGAAATCAAGGATGGAAATGTACCTGGTGGCAAACAGGGATATCAGCATACATTCGCCACACTTACAGGGAGATTTTTTTATGAAGCGGGGCGAAACCATTCATACAGAAAACTCGCATAAATACAGCGCTGAACATATCCGGGAAATAGCCCGTTTTACAGGTATGCAATTAAATCATATCCATACCGATGAGTTGGAATGGTTTGCTGTCGCAGAATTTCAGAAAGTGTAA
- the crtI gene encoding phytoene desaturase family protein: MGKIAIVIGSGAGGLATAIRLSAMGHQVSVFEKNSVPGGKIGQINENGYRFDTGPSLFTLPELVDELSTNSGKRLKYQKLDTISRYFFPDGTVFKAPADPARFAKEMARVAGEDPERISKYLADTESLYNLSSPVFLFSAFHRLTKLFTRNNLGVLSGMMKFNPFRSMHALNQKAFQSEHTIQLFDRYATYNGSDPYKAPATLNMIAHLEHNLGAFFPEGGIYPIVEYLYQLALDQGVIFHFNSQVEEILVKNKRATGIKSNGKVFGADLVVSGGDIFKTWKSLLPKYRNPRTVRKPKLSTSAMIFYLGVKSRFDQLDLHNIFFSGNYRAEFRSLSPRGKSFPYEDPTVYVYNSSLLNKEDAPTGCSNLFVMINTAYNRGEDWDELTKIARKHIFKKLEAHGIDLSSNIDFERVATPVSIEQMTLSTAGALYGNSSNSAMSAFNRHPNFSRRIKNLFFVGGSVHPGGGIPLCLASAKIVEEEVKSYLNRQ; the protein is encoded by the coding sequence ATGGGTAAAATTGCCATCGTGATTGGTTCCGGTGCTGGCGGACTGGCCACGGCCATCAGGCTTTCTGCTATGGGACATCAAGTATCTGTTTTTGAAAAAAACAGCGTTCCGGGCGGAAAAATCGGTCAAATCAATGAAAATGGATATCGTTTCGATACCGGGCCATCACTGTTTACGCTTCCCGAACTTGTGGATGAGCTTTCGACAAATTCAGGCAAAAGATTAAAATATCAAAAACTGGATACTATCTCCCGGTATTTCTTCCCCGATGGAACAGTATTTAAAGCACCGGCGGATCCAGCCCGGTTCGCAAAAGAAATGGCCCGGGTGGCCGGTGAAGATCCAGAGCGGATCTCAAAATACCTGGCCGACACAGAAAGTCTCTATAATCTGAGTTCCCCTGTATTCCTCTTCTCTGCATTTCACCGGCTTACCAAACTCTTCACCAGAAACAATCTGGGTGTGCTAAGCGGAATGATGAAATTCAATCCTTTTCGGTCGATGCATGCGCTAAACCAGAAAGCCTTTCAGAGTGAACATACTATACAATTATTCGACCGTTATGCAACTTATAACGGTTCCGACCCATACAAGGCTCCTGCCACCCTGAATATGATTGCCCACCTGGAACACAATCTGGGAGCCTTTTTTCCTGAGGGTGGTATTTATCCTATCGTGGAATATCTTTATCAACTCGCTCTGGATCAAGGAGTTATTTTTCACTTTAACAGCCAGGTGGAAGAAATCCTGGTGAAAAATAAAAGAGCCACCGGCATTAAATCAAATGGGAAAGTTTTTGGGGCCGACCTGGTGGTTTCAGGAGGGGATATTTTCAAAACCTGGAAAAGCCTGCTACCCAAATACAGGAATCCCAGAACAGTAAGAAAACCGAAACTCTCCACCTCTGCCATGATCTTTTACCTGGGAGTCAAAAGCCGTTTTGATCAACTCGATCTTCACAACATCTTTTTCTCGGGGAACTACAGGGCAGAGTTCCGGTCTCTCTCCCCCAGAGGAAAGTCCTTTCCTTACGAAGATCCTACGGTCTATGTATACAATAGCTCCCTGTTAAACAAGGAGGACGCACCCACTGGTTGCAGCAACCTCTTTGTCATGATCAATACAGCTTATAACCGGGGAGAAGACTGGGACGAACTGACAAAAATTGCCAGAAAACATATATTCAAAAAACTTGAAGCCCACGGCATCGATCTCAGCTCAAATATTGATTTTGAACGTGTTGCCACACCGGTGAGCATTGAGCAGATGACCCTCTCCACGGCTGGAGCCCTCTACGGGAACAGCTCCAACTCGGCCATGTCGGCATTTAATCGTCATCCCAACTTTTCAAGACGTATAAAGAATCTATTTTTCGTGGGAGGAAGCGTGCATCCGGGCGGAGGTATTCCCCTGTGCCTTGCTTCGGCAAAAATTGTGGAAGAGGAGGTGAAATCGTATCTTAATCGCCAATGA
- the crtI gene encoding phytoene desaturase family protein produces the protein MKALIIGTGIGGLSTALRLVRRGYEVEMVEQFRQAGGRLNQVKKDGFLFDMGPSFFSMSYEFEELARDAGIDLPFTYQELDPIYSVWYDTPGKTFRIFKDIEKLGNEFRDYESGFAEKMQKYLASTGKLYHDTEGLIIRRNFDSLAAYVGGLLKVPPGHLPKLGRNFWQEVSRYFKSDEVREIISLVSFFLGGTPFNTPAVYTMLSYTEFVHDGYYNVEGGMYKITEGFVDLLQKSGVKISYNTNITAKLSEGDKITGFTDDQGNHHKADLFIVNADAAVFRSKVLERKKYSPGKLDKMDWTMAPLTIYLGLDQKVPHIDHHNYFLRNNFKEYSSKLYRNKVSLDQPYYYVNVVSRYNSNAAPGGGEAVYILVPVPDRRYRPDWSDREEIADSIIEDLSGRIRYDIRPHIVSRTVLSPVEWEEQLDLYRGSGLGLGHRLGQMAWFRPSNKDEQFKNLFYTGSSTVPGTGIPMAVISSRLVTDRIDKAYGSL, from the coding sequence ATGAAAGCACTAATTATTGGAACAGGGATAGGAGGACTTTCTACGGCCCTTCGTCTGGTCAGGCGTGGTTATGAGGTAGAGATGGTGGAACAGTTTCGGCAAGCCGGGGGGAGGCTGAACCAGGTAAAAAAGGATGGATTTCTATTTGATATGGGTCCCTCCTTTTTCAGCATGAGCTATGAATTTGAAGAGCTGGCCAGGGATGCCGGAATCGATCTCCCCTTTACATACCAGGAGCTTGATCCCATCTATTCGGTCTGGTATGATACTCCTGGCAAGACCTTCAGAATATTTAAGGATATAGAAAAACTGGGAAACGAATTCCGGGATTATGAGTCCGGGTTTGCAGAGAAGATGCAGAAATATCTGGCATCCACGGGAAAATTATACCACGATACAGAGGGTTTGATCATCCGGCGGAATTTCGATTCCCTGGCCGCTTATGTAGGGGGCCTTCTAAAAGTACCCCCCGGGCATTTGCCCAAACTGGGCAGGAACTTCTGGCAGGAAGTGAGCAGGTATTTTAAATCGGATGAAGTGCGCGAAATTATTTCCCTGGTCTCCTTCTTTCTGGGCGGAACACCTTTTAATACTCCTGCGGTCTATACCATGCTTTCATATACCGAGTTTGTTCATGACGGCTATTATAATGTCGAAGGAGGGATGTATAAAATCACGGAAGGTTTTGTGGATCTGTTGCAGAAGAGCGGGGTAAAGATTTCTTACAATACAAACATCACAGCTAAGCTTTCGGAGGGCGACAAAATCACCGGTTTTACGGATGACCAGGGAAATCATCATAAAGCCGACCTCTTTATAGTGAATGCCGATGCGGCGGTTTTTCGCTCGAAGGTCTTAGAGCGTAAAAAATACAGTCCCGGCAAATTGGATAAGATGGACTGGACCATGGCACCCTTAACCATTTATCTGGGGCTTGACCAGAAGGTGCCTCATATAGATCACCACAACTACTTCCTGAGGAATAACTTTAAAGAGTATTCAAGTAAACTATACAGAAATAAAGTAAGCCTCGATCAGCCCTATTATTACGTGAATGTAGTATCGCGCTACAACAGCAATGCAGCCCCCGGGGGAGGAGAGGCTGTATATATCCTGGTCCCTGTACCTGACAGGCGCTACCGGCCCGATTGGAGTGACCGGGAAGAAATTGCGGATTCCATTATTGAAGATCTGTCAGGGAGAATAAGGTATGATATCAGGCCCCATATTGTTAGCAGAACGGTTCTCTCACCTGTGGAATGGGAAGAGCAACTGGATTTGTACCGGGGCAGCGGGCTGGGGCTGGGACACAGGCTTGGACAGATGGCCTGGTTCAGGCCTTCCAACAAAGATGAGCAGTTTAAGAATCTGTTCTATACAGGATCGTCTACGGTTCCCGGAACCGGAATCCCCATGGCGGTTATAAGTTCCAGGTTGGTAACTGACAGAATCGATAAGGCCTATGGATCTTTATAG
- a CDS encoding glycosyltransferase family 2 protein gives MIVLLAYLSLGFLGLRFLVVGVNFLFHFTPGKFPCRESRKISVLIPARNEEKHMARILDCLLKQDYKNLEVLVCDDHSTDSTALILEEYSQKHPEITWFKGDNLKPGWTGKNYACHQLAGKAKGEILLFLDADMEIHGDIISCMAGYMKKNRLALLSIFPKQILMSRGERATVPVMNWILLSLLPLPLVHFSKRRSFSAANGQFMMFKGHVYHKLQPHAIVRSSPVEDIEIMRLYKKNAFPCATVLGDLRVQCRMYSSYNEAIQGFSKNVLHFFSGRLIWTLFYILFTSFGLLFIALWSLPYFFPALGVAILSRVLIALASHQNVVLNLLMVPLQHISFLRMVSLALIQKSRGNLEWKGRKIEL, from the coding sequence ATGATCGTCCTGCTGGCATATCTGTCCCTTGGTTTTCTGGGACTTCGATTTTTGGTGGTGGGGGTAAATTTCCTTTTCCATTTCACTCCCGGAAAATTTCCCTGCAGGGAGAGCCGTAAAATTTCTGTGCTGATTCCGGCACGAAACGAAGAAAAACATATGGCCCGGATTCTTGATTGTCTGTTAAAACAGGACTATAAAAACCTGGAGGTTCTTGTATGTGACGACCATTCCACCGATAGTACCGCCTTGATTCTGGAAGAGTATTCCCAAAAACATCCGGAAATCACATGGTTTAAAGGGGACAACCTTAAGCCTGGCTGGACAGGTAAAAATTATGCATGCCATCAGCTGGCAGGAAAAGCCAAAGGAGAAATTCTTCTGTTTCTGGATGCTGACATGGAGATTCATGGAGATATCATTTCCTGCATGGCTGGTTACATGAAAAAAAATAGACTTGCCCTGCTCTCCATATTTCCCAAACAGATCCTTATGTCTCGTGGCGAAAGGGCTACTGTCCCGGTGATGAACTGGATTTTGCTGTCGCTATTACCCTTACCCTTGGTGCATTTTAGCAAAAGAAGGTCATTTTCAGCAGCCAATGGTCAGTTTATGATGTTCAAAGGCCATGTATATCATAAGCTGCAGCCCCATGCCATAGTCCGGTCAAGCCCGGTGGAAGACATAGAAATCATGCGCTTATATAAAAAGAATGCTTTCCCTTGTGCCACAGTCCTGGGCGATTTGCGGGTGCAGTGCCGGATGTATTCCTCATACAACGAGGCCATCCAGGGTTTTTCAAAAAATGTATTGCATTTTTTCTCGGGCAGACTCATATGGACATTATTTTATATTCTATTCACAAGCTTTGGGCTGCTCTTTATTGCGCTGTGGTCGCTTCCATATTTCTTTCCTGCACTGGGAGTCGCTATCTTGAGCAGGGTGTTGATCGCCCTGGCCAGTCATCAGAATGTAGTTCTGAACCTTTTGATGGTTCCGTTGCAGCATATAAGTTTTCTGCGAATGGTATCTTTGGCGCTGATACAAAAATCCAGAGGAAATCTGGAGTGGAAGGGAAGAAAAATCGAACTTTAA
- a CDS encoding phytoene/squalene synthase family protein: protein MDLYSTTSLAVSKTITRAYTSSFYAGMKLLSREMRKAIYAIYGFVRIADEIVDSFHGHDQERLLKEFKAETFRAIERGVSANPVLHSYQRVVNQYQIDRALTESFFTSMEMDLVKINHDPESYNQYIYGSAEVVGLMCLSVFYPDDKESYNAMAEPARKLGEAFQKINFLRDIRSDRDERNRIYFPGLEIDSFDRDMKRTIEKEIKADFREALSGIRKLHREARLGVYLAYRYYYQLLLKIEKLSPEQLLSGRTSVGKRVKYLLLLKAYIRFRLGLI, encoded by the coding sequence ATGGATCTTTATAGCACGACCTCGCTAGCCGTAAGTAAAACCATTACCAGGGCCTACACCAGCTCCTTCTATGCCGGGATGAAACTGCTGAGCAGGGAAATGAGAAAAGCCATTTATGCGATCTATGGATTTGTAAGGATTGCTGATGAAATAGTGGATAGCTTTCATGGACATGATCAAGAACGCTTGCTGAAGGAGTTCAAAGCAGAAACATTCCGTGCCATTGAAAGGGGTGTCTCGGCCAATCCGGTGCTGCATAGTTACCAGAGGGTGGTAAATCAATATCAGATCGATCGTGCTCTGACCGAGAGTTTCTTTACCAGTATGGAGATGGACCTGGTGAAGATCAATCATGATCCGGAAAGCTATAACCAGTATATTTACGGGTCGGCTGAAGTGGTAGGATTAATGTGTCTCTCTGTGTTTTACCCGGATGATAAAGAAAGTTATAATGCCATGGCAGAGCCAGCCCGCAAGCTGGGTGAGGCTTTCCAGAAGATTAATTTCCTGCGGGACATCCGGTCTGACAGGGATGAACGAAACCGGATCTATTTCCCGGGCCTGGAGATTGATTCCTTTGACCGGGATATGAAGCGGACCATCGAAAAAGAAATAAAGGCTGACTTCCGGGAAGCGCTATCCGGTATCCGGAAACTTCACAGGGAAGCGCGTCTTGGTGTTTATCTGGCCTACAGGTACTATTATCAATTGCTCCTGAAAATTGAGAAACTAAGTCCCGAACAACTGCTATCCGGCAGAACCAGTGTGGGTAAGAGAGTCAAATACCTGCTGCTTCTGAAGGCTTATATCCGTTTCAGATTAGGGCTGATCTGA